From the Desulfosarcina sp. BuS5 genome, one window contains:
- a CDS encoding lipopolysaccharide kinase InaA family protein, whose amino-acid sequence MNKTTETQDRAAPAMDVDPGSSGYAIKTPFRVSLNAGGQIVELVCHKALRILPGKRLVCCGKWTDKKIVAKFFLDPNKAAKHCEREENGLSALRKAGIKTPALLFKGALHQVALPVLIFKKLDPADNLEILWKKAESHSRRIDLLKKIVRIIAVQHEAGIKQDDIHLANFMLFKDQIYTLDGSAVDFRNLGRPLPAAASLNNLGLFLAQFYPEFDELIKKIFALYISKRSILFKQNDCERLIKKVFLYREYKKKSYLKKIFRECSAFACKKNHNSLTICDRQYQSELMDTFLADPDNFFKTGTFLKQGNTSTVALVKIDGRQLVVKRYNIKSFRHSFRYLFRKSRASVSWKNAQRLFYVLNIPTPKPVAFLEKRVGLFKKKSYFITEYIDGINAYNLFHSNEVEDIAGRKHLVCMFGRLLQSLSDALLSHGDFKASNFIIANDKIFLLDLDAMQEHSFRWMFRKKFRRDCLRLTQNLKDLPELSEMFKNRITGLHL is encoded by the coding sequence GTGAATAAAACAACAGAGACTCAAGACAGGGCAGCGCCTGCTATGGATGTGGATCCTGGATCATCCGGATATGCAATTAAAACACCTTTTCGGGTAAGCCTCAATGCCGGCGGGCAGATAGTCGAGCTTGTATGCCACAAGGCTTTGCGAATCTTACCCGGCAAACGATTGGTATGTTGCGGAAAATGGACTGACAAAAAAATCGTTGCGAAATTTTTTCTTGATCCAAACAAGGCTGCAAAACATTGTGAACGTGAGGAGAATGGTTTATCGGCTCTTCGTAAAGCAGGCATCAAGACGCCTGCTTTACTATTTAAAGGCGCTCTTCATCAAGTGGCCTTGCCGGTTTTAATTTTCAAAAAGCTTGATCCGGCAGATAATTTGGAAATACTTTGGAAAAAAGCAGAGTCACACAGCCGGCGCATAGACCTTCTTAAAAAAATTGTCAGGATTATAGCCGTTCAACATGAGGCCGGAATAAAACAGGATGATATCCATTTGGCGAATTTCATGCTGTTTAAAGATCAAATTTATACTCTTGACGGCTCTGCCGTTGATTTCAGGAATCTGGGAAGACCTTTGCCTGCCGCAGCTTCGTTGAATAACCTTGGCTTGTTTCTGGCCCAGTTTTATCCTGAATTTGACGAATTAATAAAAAAAATATTTGCATTATATATATCAAAAAGATCAATATTGTTTAAGCAGAATGACTGCGAACGCTTAATTAAAAAGGTTTTCCTTTACCGCGAATATAAAAAAAAGAGCTACCTTAAAAAAATTTTCAGGGAATGTTCGGCCTTTGCCTGTAAAAAAAATCATAATAGCCTCACGATTTGTGATCGGCAATATCAGTCTGAACTTATGGATACTTTCCTGGCAGATCCTGATAATTTTTTTAAAACAGGCACGTTTTTAAAACAGGGCAACACCTCTACGGTTGCGTTGGTGAAAATCGACGGCCGGCAACTTGTTGTAAAACGATATAATATAAAAAGTTTCCGGCACAGCTTCAGGTACCTGTTCCGAAAAAGCAGGGCTTCAGTTTCATGGAAAAATGCACAAAGATTATTTTACGTGCTAAATATTCCCACCCCCAAACCGGTTGCGTTTCTGGAAAAGCGAGTGGGCTTATTTAAAAAAAAATCGTACTTTATTACGGAATACATTGATGGTATAAATGCTTATAATCTATTCCATTCAAATGAAGTTGAGGATATTGCCGGAAGAAAGCATCTGGTCTGTATGTTCGGAAGGCTTTTGCAGTCACTATCCGATGCCTTGCTTAGTCATGGGGATTTTAAAGCCTCAAACTTTATTATTGCAAATGACAAAATTTTTTTACTCGATCTTGATGCCATGCAGGAGCACAGCTTCAGGTGGATGTTCCGCAAAAAGTTCAGGCGGGACTGCCTGCGGCTGACGCAGAATTTGAAAGATTTACCAGAACTATCGGAGATGTTTAAAAACCGGATAACCGGTTTGCATCTGTAA
- a CDS encoding glycosyltransferase encodes MIKKKRITVFVSSLKGGGAERVMLNLASGLAERGQQVDLLLARKEGPYLKYVPDSVRLVVLPQCSRLRGLLTILNSRPSLFFKLLSFHPARMLRLLPGLIHYLLKREPDTIISGLHNCNLAALCACFCIKSRIQTIVVEHNTLSKIINSVPARKKRLLPLINYFYPKANKIVAISDGVKADLIKTANLQSDNIVKIYNPIVTEELREMARLEPDHPWFRKGEPPVIIGVGRLVPQKKFSTLIMAFAKIRSKRNLRLMILGEGRLRKELEQLAEQLQVADDFIMPGFQDNPFACISKASVFVLSSVWEGLGSVLVEALATGCAVVSADCPHGPSEILEKGKYGRIVPVGDYKAMADAILQALDTPADRNVLIARADDFSVSLIVEQYLQLINDF; translated from the coding sequence ATGATCAAAAAAAAGAGAATAACCGTTTTTGTCTCCTCTTTAAAAGGTGGCGGGGCCGAACGTGTTATGCTGAATCTTGCATCCGGGCTTGCGGAGCGAGGGCAGCAGGTCGATCTGCTCCTGGCACGAAAAGAAGGCCCATACTTAAAATATGTGCCTGATTCGGTACGATTGGTTGTTCTGCCGCAGTGTTCAAGATTGAGAGGTCTGTTGACAATCCTGAACAGCAGGCCTTCTCTTTTTTTTAAGCTCTTATCCTTTCATCCTGCCAGAATGCTTAGGTTATTGCCGGGCTTGATACATTATTTGCTGAAAAGAGAACCGGATACAATCATATCAGGCTTGCACAATTGTAACCTAGCAGCTTTATGTGCATGCTTTTGCATTAAAAGCAGGATACAGACCATAGTTGTTGAGCATAACACCCTCAGCAAAATAATTAATTCAGTCCCGGCAAGAAAAAAGCGGCTGCTCCCTTTGATAAATTATTTTTATCCCAAGGCAAATAAAATTGTTGCTATTTCAGATGGCGTCAAAGCTGATTTAATAAAAACAGCAAATCTTCAGTCGGATAATATTGTTAAAATATACAATCCAATAGTGACTGAAGAACTTCGGGAAATGGCAAGGCTGGAACCCGATCACCCCTGGTTCCGAAAAGGAGAGCCGCCTGTTATTATTGGAGTCGGTCGTCTTGTCCCGCAAAAAAAATTTTCGACACTTATCATGGCTTTTGCCAAAATAAGGTCAAAACGGAACTTACGCTTAATGATCCTGGGAGAAGGCAGGCTGCGTAAGGAGCTTGAACAACTGGCCGAACAATTACAAGTAGCTGATGATTTTATAATGCCGGGATTCCAGGATAATCCATTTGCCTGTATTTCCAAGGCATCCGTATTTGTTCTGTCTTCAGTCTGGGAAGGATTAGGCTCTGTTTTAGTTGAAGCGCTTGCAACAGGTTGTGCCGTTGTCAGCGCTGATTGCCCTCACGGTCCTTCAGAAATCCTTGAAAAAGGCAAATACGGACGAATTGTACCTGTAGGCGATTATAAGGCCATGGCCGATGCAATTCTGCAAGCTCTTGATACTCCGGCAGATCGTAATGTCCTGATTGCGCGGGCGGACGATTTTTCAGTTAGTCTTATAGTAGAGCAGTATTTACAATTGATAAATGATTTTTGA
- a CDS encoding lipopolysaccharide kinase InaA family protein: protein MKYFFDPQWKGVFLKQGLADFEALWGLDLVSLDTPNIGRSRDGWSSVCAINLELDNGACKKLIIKRQQNHNSRTLLHPCTGIPTFEKEMISILRYDRQNIPVMKPVYFARRKKNGVQAILITEFLDGFVSLDNLVKRWKQAEWPRNTKNNLIKVIAKCISRMHAKGLMHNSMYPKHIFIKRNGDDFLIRLIDLEKSKQGFFALNRVCRDLESLHRRAKGWSAADRIRFLYAYFDTDRLDGRVKKICKRIIKKTRAKNDILAKSKTDG, encoded by the coding sequence ATGAAATATTTTTTTGATCCTCAATGGAAAGGAGTATTTTTAAAGCAGGGCCTGGCAGATTTTGAGGCTTTATGGGGGCTTGATCTGGTTTCACTGGATACACCGAACATAGGGCGAAGTCGTGACGGATGGAGTTCTGTCTGCGCTATTAATTTAGAGCTGGATAATGGCGCATGTAAAAAACTGATAATAAAACGCCAGCAAAATCATAATTCGCGCACTCTTCTTCACCCATGTACAGGCATACCGACCTTTGAAAAAGAGATGATCAGCATTCTGCGTTATGACAGGCAAAATATCCCGGTTATGAAACCTGTATATTTTGCCAGGCGCAAAAAAAACGGTGTGCAGGCTATATTGATTACTGAATTTCTTGATGGATTTGTCTCCCTGGATAATCTTGTCAAAAGATGGAAACAGGCAGAATGGCCGCGCAATACAAAAAATAATTTAATAAAAGTTATTGCGAAATGCATAAGCAGGATGCATGCTAAAGGATTAATGCATAATTCCATGTATCCCAAGCATATTTTTATTAAGCGGAATGGGGATGATTTCCTGATAAGGTTGATAGACCTTGAAAAGAGCAAGCAGGGATTTTTTGCTTTAAACAGAGTGTGCAGGGATCTGGAATCTTTGCATCGCCGCGCAAAAGGATGGAGCGCTGCAGACCGTATCAGATTTCTTTATGCTTATTTTGATACGGACAGGCTGGATGGACGCGTAAAAAAAATATGCAAACGGATAATAAAAAAAACTCGCGCTAAAAATGATATACTCGCAAAAAGTAAAACCGATGGCTAA
- a CDS encoding lipopolysaccharide kinase InaA family protein: MNSMVKINWHNKKAEQKFAKISLKDFSDFWDLEKNKPAMQLKSMRKHIDKKTNDINRQMTRITVNDEIFYLKQAQGVSYESIINEYEAARHILNFGLRSADLDMHAFDDQARRGFLLYANLKNFYSLSNLISRNAPTEVIDFFMSRRHDYFLRISGIIRKVHKAGYYFPDWVAWHIFIKKDSDEIALIDLERFLPLKKWPWYFRVPIIFYFKRIKVWKKLLCSLESDLFPGTELKQYFCEQRRHKFSNN; the protein is encoded by the coding sequence ATGAACAGCATGGTAAAAATAAATTGGCACAATAAAAAAGCGGAACAAAAATTTGCAAAAATTAGTTTAAAGGATTTTTCTGATTTTTGGGATCTTGAAAAAAATAAACCGGCAATGCAACTTAAGTCGATGCGTAAGCATATTGACAAAAAAACCAACGATATTAACCGTCAGATGACCAGGATTACTGTAAATGATGAAATATTTTATTTGAAACAGGCTCAGGGTGTTTCATACGAATCTATAATAAATGAATATGAAGCAGCAAGGCATATTCTGAATTTCGGCCTTCGAAGCGCTGATTTGGATATGCATGCTTTTGACGATCAGGCGAGGCGGGGTTTTCTTTTGTATGCCAATCTTAAAAATTTTTATTCGCTGAGCAATTTGATATCGCGCAACGCTCCGACAGAGGTTATTGATTTTTTTATGTCCCGGAGGCATGACTATTTTTTAAGGATATCCGGCATAATCCGCAAGGTTCATAAAGCAGGTTATTATTTCCCTGATTGGGTCGCATGGCATATTTTTATAAAAAAAGATAGTGATGAGATCGCCTTGATTGACCTTGAGAGGTTCCTGCCTCTGAAAAAATGGCCGTGGTATTTTAGAGTTCCGATTATATTTTATTTTAAACGCATAAAAGTATGGAAAAAACTGCTCTGTTCGCTGGAATCTGATCTTTTTCCCGGCACAGAGCTTAAGCAATATTTTTGTGAACAACGCAGGCATAAATTTTCAAATAATTGA
- a CDS encoding DUF6625 family protein, with translation MSYKKIIMLMPYFGKWPEWFNLYLESCKRNPTIDWLFFTDCAEPENRCPNVAYVKTGFDEYRQLISSSLEINFTGDPYKLCDIKPAYGVINEQYLSGYDYYGWGDIDVIYGNIRKFYTDDILRYNMISTHYNKISGHFCLFKNTEMNKNAFKRIKGWQNMMENPVHLSIDESKLSKIYLRHKRYPPILRKLMGVFDKYQRSCCFEERYSTIFSNIPWIDGTFNFPDEWYWHDGRLTNNLDHGKEFLYLHFMNWKSGKWLPKEKRGTKASWEELDKIVQFDYKNTSRGWKINKYGFHKI, from the coding sequence ATGAGTTATAAAAAAATTATCATGCTGATGCCTTATTTCGGCAAGTGGCCGGAATGGTTTAACCTTTATCTGGAATCATGCAAAAGGAACCCTACCATAGACTGGCTTTTTTTCACTGATTGTGCTGAACCTGAAAACAGATGCCCTAATGTTGCCTATGTTAAAACCGGTTTTGACGAATATCGACAGCTTATTTCATCCAGTTTAGAAATAAATTTTACAGGAGATCCTTATAAGCTTTGCGATATTAAACCTGCTTACGGAGTTATTAACGAGCAGTATTTATCAGGATACGACTATTATGGATGGGGCGATATAGATGTTATTTATGGCAATATCAGAAAATTCTACACGGACGATATCTTGAGATACAATATGATATCAACCCATTATAATAAGATCTCCGGTCATTTCTGCCTTTTCAAAAATACTGAAATGAATAAAAATGCATTCAAAAGGATAAAAGGCTGGCAAAACATGATGGAAAATCCGGTACATTTAAGTATAGACGAATCAAAGCTGTCCAAGATTTATCTAAGGCATAAAAGATATCCTCCTATACTGCGAAAACTGATGGGGGTATTCGACAAATATCAAAGATCATGCTGTTTTGAGGAAAGATACAGCACCATCTTTTCCAATATACCCTGGATTGACGGAACATTTAACTTTCCTGATGAATGGTACTGGCATGATGGGCGGCTTACGAACAACCTGGATCATGGCAAAGAATTTCTATACCTGCATTTCATGAACTGGAAGTCAGGAAAATGGCTGCCCAAAGAAAAACGTGGCACAAAAGCGTCATGGGAGGAGTTAGACAAGATCGTGCAATTCGATTATAAAAACACCTCCAGGGGCTGGAAGATCAACAAGTATGGATTTCATAAAATTTAA
- a CDS encoding glycosyltransferase family 4 protein codes for MKIAFCLFKYFPFGGLERDCLQIAEACSARGHNVDIYTMAWKGDLPENIKVTIIPAAGFTNHRQRENFVKNIKPFLQKINYNAIVGFNKMPFLDLYYAADPCYAVKAAGRSFLYRMTGRCKSNLEMEQAVFGKDSHTHILSISHQQQDLYINYYGTDQERFHTLSPGISKDRIITGEIDAIRHQVRKEFSIGHNENILLMVGSGYKRKGVDRSILALASLPLDIYHKTFLLVAGEDKIKPFKRLAVQAGVAERVNFLGGRNDIPKLLVASDILLHPAYHENTGTVLIEALAVGLPVIVTEVCGYSFHIKNADAGKIIPSPFKQETFNNILLSMLTAETKEDWRNNGKQYAAGMDIFRMPEKIADIIEKL; via the coding sequence GTGAAAATAGCGTTCTGCCTTTTTAAGTATTTTCCATTCGGCGGCCTGGAACGTGACTGCCTGCAAATAGCCGAAGCCTGTTCCGCCCGTGGCCATAATGTCGATATATATACAATGGCCTGGAAGGGAGATCTTCCGGAAAACATAAAAGTTACCATAATTCCTGCGGCCGGTTTTACCAATCACAGGCAGCGTGAAAATTTCGTAAAAAACATAAAACCTTTTTTACAAAAAATAAACTATAACGCTATTGTGGGATTTAACAAAATGCCTTTTCTGGATCTTTATTACGCGGCCGACCCCTGTTACGCAGTCAAAGCCGCCGGTCGCAGCTTTTTGTATCGCATGACCGGGCGCTGCAAAAGTAATCTTGAAATGGAACAGGCTGTGTTCGGAAAAGATTCGCACACTCATATCCTTTCTATCTCACACCAGCAGCAAGATCTTTATATAAATTACTACGGAACGGATCAGGAACGCTTTCATACTCTCTCACCCGGAATTTCGAAAGATCGCATTATTACAGGAGAGATTGACGCAATCCGTCATCAAGTGAGAAAAGAATTCTCAATCGGTCATAATGAAAACATTCTTTTAATGGTCGGCAGCGGGTATAAACGGAAGGGTGTTGACAGATCTATCCTGGCGCTTGCAAGCTTGCCGCTTGATATTTATCACAAAACTTTTTTACTGGTAGCCGGCGAGGATAAAATAAAACCGTTCAAAAGACTGGCCGTGCAGGCAGGAGTTGCAGAAAGGGTTAATTTTCTGGGGGGGCGGAACGATATCCCCAAACTCCTTGTCGCATCGGATATTCTTCTTCATCCGGCTTATCATGAGAATACCGGCACGGTTCTGATCGAGGCGCTGGCGGTCGGCTTGCCGGTGATAGTAACAGAAGTTTGCGGATACAGCTTTCACATCAAAAACGCCGATGCAGGTAAAATTATACCATCTCCCTTTAAACAGGAGACCTTTAATAATATCCTGTTATCCATGTTAACCGCCGAAACAAAAGAGGATTGGAGGAATAACGGCAAACAATATGCAGCCGGTATGGATATATTCCGCATGCCTGAAAAAATTGCGGATATTATAGAAAAATTATAG
- a CDS encoding menaquinone biosynthetic enzyme MqnA/MqnD family protein: MRYSFTFIMTYSTPNNSLKPKVKIGRISYVNVAPVYYLLNGSLKPEWCEIVSSPPAVLNNMLSMGEIDISPVSSVAYALHQNNWLLLPDLSISCLGKVMSVLLAGKLPFEELNNRKVILTDDSASAAKLIKLLFLKNNIRPVFESVTIHNPADIDQDADAALVIGDTALNWEWQTMYVHVRDLGEMWQTLTGLPFVFSVWAVRKKFAEDRPDAVSEVIDLLLNSKEKGLKNIEKIIIDTSNKLALHKDICKKYFNGLFYSLDSSQIKGLNTFFEYLRMEKIISDRVKLSFF; encoded by the coding sequence ATGCGATACTCTTTTACTTTCATCATGACGTATTCAACTCCAAATAATTCTTTAAAACCAAAGGTTAAAATAGGCCGTATCAGCTATGTAAATGTTGCGCCGGTATACTATCTGCTGAATGGCAGCCTGAAACCTGAATGGTGCGAAATTGTCAGCTCACCGCCGGCAGTATTAAACAACATGCTTTCCATGGGTGAAATAGATATAAGCCCTGTTTCTTCCGTTGCGTATGCACTACACCAAAACAACTGGCTGCTGCTTCCGGATCTTTCAATTTCCTGTCTGGGCAAGGTCATGAGTGTCTTGCTTGCCGGCAAACTCCCTTTTGAAGAACTCAATAATAGAAAAGTAATATTAACCGACGACTCCGCTTCAGCGGCAAAATTAATCAAGCTGCTCTTCCTTAAAAATAATATCCGACCTGTTTTTGAAAGTGTGACGATTCATAATCCGGCTGATATTGATCAAGACGCCGATGCGGCGCTTGTTATCGGCGACACAGCCCTTAACTGGGAATGGCAGACCATGTACGTGCATGTCAGAGACCTGGGTGAAATGTGGCAGACCTTAACCGGGCTGCCGTTTGTTTTCTCGGTATGGGCTGTAAGGAAAAAATTTGCTGAAGACCGGCCGGATGCAGTTTCAGAGGTTATAGATCTTTTACTTAACTCAAAAGAAAAAGGCCTGAAAAATATAGAAAAAATTATTATTGATACCTCAAACAAGCTTGCTCTTCACAAGGATATATGCAAAAAATATTTTAATGGATTATTCTATTCCCTTGATTCTTCCCAAATAAAAGGCCTCAATACTTTTTTTGAATACTTGCGTATGGAAAAAATTATTTCGGATCGAGTTAAATTGTCTTTTTTTTAA
- a CDS encoding amidohydrolase family protein, giving the protein MDSKTIFRNGFLYMENGIIKDVGSGRGPGGVNMIDHGPGAIMPALVNTHTHLELTALKGKVTLDQGLSSWVKSLIKERESAGEALRDSAADGIREIIQSGCGVVGEISTLGLTWEAMAASSIYGIWFKEFIGNITNGSQDEFDAHKKNHIDQSLAIHAPHTTSTEMIIALKKMTIQMNLPFSIHLAESDDEHFFITTGKGAWADFLTERDIKFSEWDLPAATPVQYLDKLCVLDEHTIAVHLLHTDKKDLEILKKNGVQVCLCPRSNQNLHQRLPDIERMLAAGIKPCLGTDSLASAETLSIFDEMAFVSEYFPLVAPADILEMATSAGAKALALGNLTGSLLPGKKGIFTYVPFCAAGRDDLINKIVNADFNGLCDTLLLSS; this is encoded by the coding sequence GTGGATTCAAAAACCATTTTTCGAAATGGTTTTTTGTATATGGAAAATGGGATTATTAAAGATGTCGGCTCCGGCCGCGGTCCCGGCGGCGTTAATATGATTGACCATGGGCCCGGCGCTATAATGCCTGCCCTTGTCAACACCCATACCCATCTTGAACTGACAGCATTGAAAGGAAAGGTTACACTCGATCAAGGATTGAGTTCATGGGTCAAAAGCCTTATTAAAGAACGTGAATCAGCAGGTGAGGCTTTACGAGACAGCGCGGCAGACGGAATAAGGGAAATTATTCAATCAGGCTGCGGGGTGGTGGGTGAGATATCAACTCTCGGCCTCACCTGGGAGGCCATGGCCGCGTCCAGTATCTACGGTATCTGGTTTAAAGAGTTCATAGGTAATATTACAAACGGCTCCCAGGATGAATTTGATGCGCATAAAAAAAATCATATTGATCAATCCCTGGCAATCCATGCGCCCCATACAACTTCAACGGAAATGATAATTGCTTTAAAAAAAATGACGATCCAAATGAACCTCCCTTTTTCGATTCACCTGGCGGAATCGGATGATGAACACTTCTTTATCACCACAGGGAAAGGAGCATGGGCTGATTTTCTGACGGAAAGGGATATAAAATTTTCTGAATGGGATCTCCCCGCCGCAACACCTGTGCAATACCTGGACAAACTATGCGTGCTGGATGAGCATACCATAGCCGTGCATCTACTCCATACTGATAAAAAGGATCTGGAAATACTTAAAAAAAACGGGGTTCAGGTATGCCTTTGCCCAAGAAGCAATCAAAATTTGCATCAAAGGCTGCCCGACATAGAAAGAATGCTGGCAGCCGGAATAAAACCATGCCTCGGCACAGACAGCCTTGCCAGCGCAGAGACACTTAGTATATTCGATGAAATGGCTTTTGTTTCAGAGTATTTTCCCCTGGTCGCTCCTGCTGATATTTTAGAAATGGCAACCTCCGCAGGAGCAAAAGCTCTTGCTCTTGGGAATCTGACCGGCTCTCTCCTGCCGGGCAAAAAAGGTATATTTACCTATGTCCCCTTTTGCGCCGCCGGCCGGGACGATCTTATCAATAAAATTGTCAATGCCGATTTCAATGGTTTATGCGATACTCTTTTACTTTCATCATGA
- a CDS encoding type II toxin-antitoxin system MqsA family antitoxin, which yields MICDICGEKGAQIRHVTRSYGKGVDLLIIENVPVVSCHHCGESYLTAETLHEIERIKLHSQSFAKERPVPVAAFG from the coding sequence ATGATTTGTGATATTTGTGGAGAAAAAGGTGCTCAAATTCGTCATGTAACCCGAAGTTATGGCAAAGGTGTGGATTTGCTTATCATAGAGAATGTTCCTGTGGTCAGTTGCCATCATTGTGGGGAAAGCTATTTAACAGCAGAGACGTTGCACGAGATTGAACGTATTAAATTACACAGCCAAAGCTTCGCGAAAGAGCGACCAGTGCCGGTAGCAGCTTTCGGATAG
- a CDS encoding DUF4258 domain-containing protein — MYERILKQMRERIRTRKYVMTFHTEEEMADDNLSIFDIERVVLTGKIVKRQKDKSTKEWEYIVEGKIISTSMAVVVGKLSITGKLVIITVYKI, encoded by the coding sequence ATGTATGAACGCATTTTAAAACAAATGCGGGAAAGAATTCGTACCCGAAAGTACGTAATGACTTTTCATACGGAAGAAGAAATGGCTGATGATAATCTGTCCATTTTTGACATCGAACGTGTCGTTCTTACAGGTAAAATCGTTAAACGACAAAAAGACAAAAGTACCAAAGAATGGGAATACATTGTTGAAGGTAAAATCATTTCAACCAGTATGGCGGTTGTGGTTGGTAAATTGAGTATTACTGGTAAATTAGTGATTATCACCGTATACAAAATATGA
- the mqnC gene encoding cyclic dehypoxanthinyl futalosine synthase, whose protein sequence is MKTNRVPLNLKNRIDPDTAFDLLNNTPILTLAELADRKRKKIHPDNLVTFVIDRNINYTNVCVSGCLFCAFYRPENHKEAYVLSKTVLKQKIEETLELGGTQILLQGGMHPGLDLDFYLDLLQYIKDNFPIHIHGFSPPEICYIAEKSSLSIADTLKRMIKAGLDSIPGGGAEILVDQIREKISPGKCTADQWIDVMRSAHKIGLKTTATMMFGHIEKKEHIIRHLVRIRNLQDETGGFTAFIPWTFQPDNTAIKVKTATAAEYLKVLAISRLFLDNIPNIQASWVTQGDKIAQLALFFGANDLGSTMIEENVVAAAGIKFRLPKEEMIRLIKNAGFKAAQRDCFYNIIKLLTV, encoded by the coding sequence ATGAAAACTAATCGGGTGCCGCTTAATCTAAAGAACCGAATAGATCCGGACACTGCCTTTGACCTGTTAAATAACACTCCTATATTAACCCTGGCGGAACTGGCAGACAGAAAAAGAAAAAAAATCCACCCGGATAATCTTGTCACCTTTGTAATTGACAGAAATATCAATTATACCAATGTATGCGTATCAGGATGCCTTTTTTGCGCCTTTTACAGGCCTGAAAATCATAAAGAAGCTTACGTACTTTCAAAAACCGTGCTTAAACAAAAAATAGAAGAGACCCTGGAACTGGGCGGCACCCAGATACTGCTCCAGGGAGGAATGCATCCCGGACTTGATCTCGATTTTTACCTCGACTTGCTACAGTATATAAAAGATAATTTTCCGATTCACATCCATGGCTTTTCGCCCCCTGAAATATGTTATATTGCAGAAAAATCTTCCCTTTCCATTGCAGATACATTAAAAAGGATGATCAAGGCCGGGCTGGATTCAATTCCGGGCGGGGGAGCCGAGATCCTGGTTGATCAAATAAGGGAAAAAATATCTCCCGGAAAATGCACAGCCGACCAATGGATAGATGTCATGCGCTCGGCTCATAAAATCGGCCTTAAAACAACGGCCACAATGATGTTCGGTCATATTGAGAAAAAAGAACATATTATCCGGCATCTGGTGCGGATACGCAATCTCCAGGATGAAACCGGCGGATTTACCGCATTTATCCCCTGGACATTTCAGCCGGACAATACCGCTATTAAGGTAAAAACTGCAACGGCCGCAGAATATTTAAAAGTGCTCGCAATAAGCCGTCTCTTCCTGGATAATATACCGAATATCCAGGCTTCATGGGTAACTCAGGGAGACAAAATAGCTCAACTGGCCCTTTTTTTTGGCGCAAACGATCTGGGCAGCACCATGATTGAAGAGAATGTTGTGGCTGCCGCGGGAATAAAATTCAGGCTGCCGAAAGAAGAAATGATCCGCCTTATAAAAAATGCGGGCTTTAAAGCAGCGCAAAGGGATTGCTTTTATAATATTATCAAACTTCTGACTGTTTGA